The following proteins come from a genomic window of Notamacropus eugenii isolate mMacEug1 chromosome X, mMacEug1.pri_v2, whole genome shotgun sequence:
- the LOC140516214 gene encoding uncharacterized protein isoform X3, whose translation MPSPHSPSLSILLEQNRTGNVFQGHNGGGVGGRLCFMGPGHPTFSILPTSIVSSPQKSKQDWETLRRPRNNQVVGSHEKVPWLVSVAGVCQGVLLNHWWVLSTASCLKNVNPGLLPMRGSGTWLNGSWICLHPNFVPPARAIAAKSDLGMVLLHQPARLVGGQVQLARDTSKAKKTCPFCGHQPCEVYQHQNPREPGLTPAKRMMVKFLGSWACRHLGVQLPEPESLCIWSDSWPGPDCWVQPGSPVLCHFGNRWELVGLVSAPTKICYVPVLAVRITPYLSWMDAVVQATQKQPLTFPCSHPDSSPIASLGLQVTPRLSSSQEEISRVHNAPGLGGGGKDKQLSLAVRSPSEVKLPGAATWLLHDETAEFQALPPTGEPQVQMSQDQPGPFQPVHEPALVQTHSVPNKARSQPQQGEHVPGPKPQSAYLGLRKAQNAVRPKTLQSANEGQTHQAEKPARPQAHPKANPLGPSNVPKTALAGLWPPQWVADTMSPWALSQTLLASRSQPHLLTETGRFPRVSKAHAARPQTHPAAGSPGQSASDIIGPWVLAKANPAEVEAPPEARSQAQPAPKRARPWMVPKPEAQEIAGPWVPSEAEAAGLQPQRAQEPAKAQTQRESNPAHVASPVPQPVADAAGVWAVPTPAVGAIMPWAGPVTGRASKAIIPWAGPAPARALAPSILPSPAPLSSGSLTYPGPFLSPRFFPSSQSLSPDPSQTHLAPFPGDMQALAWGPSRPSMPPSWPGPSLSSSSAPYPSPSPLPPSVETTQFRGPDIRQQPEELPLGVTLAQCRLGLGWRSNFQAYWLFQTALSSQQGIAGCGMRPGFAARCPNCWEAEEGEFPWVVSLQFSLSHFCSGSILNEWWVLTTASCANIIRNSESLARVQAGVNNLEDQVRAQLVGIHRALPYFGIEGPMGLGLILLQEPLHFQPRVLAVCLEESPEKPLAESQLHLYDCWIPGWTLIKGNLVTMQKQRLDVVEVSNCAHYWPIKNLKAFCVQAKKVIGQSSCKGDLGAPLMCRPKLCPEETPWVQMGALTAFDETCTRPYVFSQIHPFSSWLRASTKPQHPPWAKPAPRPTLSSLPNPEANQGSYVMGKLRSQPHVDEATGEGEVEILAVPSWLDKASHTIQG comes from the exons ATGCCCtcccctcactctccctctctttctatcCTCTTAGAACAAAACAGAACAGGAAATGTATTCCAGGGACATAATggtgggggggttggggggaggctATGCTTCATGGGCCCTGGCCACCCCACCTTCTCCATCCTTCCCACATCTATAGTCTCCAGCCCTCAGAAGTCAAAGCAGGACTGGGAAACCCTAAGAAGGCCAAGAAACAACCAGGTCGTGGGCAGCCATGAGAAGGTGCCGTGGCTGGTATCTGTGGCTGGGGTCTGCCAGGGGGTGCTCCTGAACCACTGGTGGGTCCTCTCCACTGCCAGCTGTCTGAAAAATGT AAATCCAGGCCTCCTGCCTATGAGGGGCTCAGGAACCTGGCTCAACGGCTCCTGGATCTGCCTGCACCCCAACTTTGTGCCCCCAGCCAGGGCCATTGCAGCCAAGAGTGACCTGGGCATGGTCCTCCTTCATCAGCCAGCCAGACTGGTTGGGGGTCAAGTCCAGTTGGCCCGAGACACTAGCAAGGCCAAAAAAACCTGCCCCTTCTGTGGACATCAGCCATGTGAGGTCTATCAGCATCAGA ATCCCCGAGAGCCTGGACTCACACCAGCCAAGAGGATGATGGTGAAGTTCCTGGGGTCCTGGGCCTGCCGTCACTTGGGAGTCCAACTTCCTGAGCCTGAAAGTCTTTGCATTTGGAGCGATTCCTGGCCAGGCCCAGACTGTTGG GTGCAGCCTGGCAGCCCGGTCCTCTGCCATTTTGGAAACCGCTGGGAGCTTGTGGGGCTGGTCAGTGCGCCCACAAAGATCTGCTATGTCCCCGTCCTCGCTGTCCGCATAACTCCATACCTCAGCTGGATGGATGCTGTGGTCCAGGCTACCCAGAAGCAGCCTCTGACATTCCCCTGCAGCCATCCAGACAGCAGTCCCATCGCCAGCTTGGGGTTGCAGGTCACTCCCCGGCTGTCCTCTTCCCAAGAAGAAATCAGCCGCGTACACAATGCCCCTGGGCTTGGGGGTGGCGGGAAGGATAAGCAGCTTTCTCTGGCTGTACGATCGCCCTCAGAGGTCAAGCTTCCTGGAGCTGCCACTTGGCTCCTCCATGATGAGACAGCTGAGTTCCAGGCACTCCCTCCCACTGGAGAGCCCCAGGTGCAGATGTCCCAAGATCAGCCTGGGCCTTTTCAGCCTGTCCATGAGCCAGCCCTAGTTCAGACCCACTCAGTTCCCAACAAAGCCAGATCCCAGCCTCAGCAGGGTGAGCACGTGCCTGGACCAAAGCCTCAATCAGCTTACTTGGGCCTCAGGAAAGCTCAGAACGCGGTCAGACCAAAGACTCTCCAGAGTGCCAATGAAGGTCAGACTCACCAGGCTGAGAAGCCAGCCAGGCCCCAGGCTCATCCTAAAGCCAATCCACTTGGGCCCTCAAATGTCCCCAAGACAGCCCTTGCTGGACTCTGGCCTCCTCAGTGGGTGGCTGACACCATGAGTCCCTGGGCTCTCTCTCAAACTTTATTGGCATCCAGATCACAGCCTCATCTGCTGACTGAAACAGGCAGATTCCCCAGGGTTTCTAAGGCACATGCAGCCAGGCCCCAAACTCATCCAGCTGCTGGATCTCCTGGTCAGTCAGCAAGTGATATTATTGGACCCTGGGTTCTTGCCAAAGCAAATCCAGCTGAAGTAGAGGCTCCCCCAGAAGCCAGATCCCAGGCCCAGCCAGCACCTAAGAGAGCCAGGCCCTGGATGGTCCCTAAACCAGAAGCACAAGAGATAGCTGGGCCCTGGGTTCCATCTGAGGCAGAAGCAGCTGGTCTTCAGCCTCAGCGTGCGCAGGAGCCTGCTAAAGCCCAGACTCAGCGGGAGAGCAATCCAGCCCATGTTGCCTCACCTGTGCCCCAGCCAGTGGCTGATGCAGCTGGGGTCTGGGCTGTGCCAACGCCAGCTGTGGGTGCCATCATGCCCTGGGCCGGGCCTGTGACTGGGAGAGCCTCCAAAGCTATTATCCCATGGGCTGGCCCCGCTCCAGCCAGAGCCCTGGCACCCTCCATCCTGCCTTCACCAGCTCCATTGTCCTCAGGCTCCCTCACCTACCCAggccctttcctctcccccagaTTTTTCCCTTCATCCCAGTCATTGTCCCCAGACCCTTCTCAGACTCACCTTGCTCCCTTCCCTGGAGATATGCAGGCATTGGCCTGGGGCCCCTCAAGACCATCAATGCCTCCATCATGGCCTGGCCCTTCCTTGTCATCTTCCTCTGCCCCctacccctccccttcccccctgccccctTCTGTAGAAACCACTCAGTTCAGGGGCCCTGACATCCGCcagcagccagaggagctgcccctcGGGGTCACCTTGGCCCAGTGTCGCTTGGGCCTGGGTTGGAGGAGCAACTTCCAAGCCTATTGGCTCTTCCAGACGGCCTTGTCCTCCCAGCAAGGGATAG CTGGGTGTGGGATGCGGCCGGGCTTTGCAGCTCGGTGCCCCAACTGCTGGGAGGCAGAGGAAGGTGAGTTCCCCTGGGTGGTGTCACTGCAGTTCTCTCTGTCCCACTTCTGTTCGGGCTCCATCCTGAATGAGTGGTGGGTCCTAACCACCGCCAGCTGTGCCAACATCAT ACGAAATTCAGAAAGCCTGGCCCGCGTGCAGGCGGGCGTCAACAACCTTGAAGACCAGGTTCGGGCCCAACTTGTGGGTATCCACCGGGCCCTGCCATACTTTGGGATAGAAGGGCCCATGGGCTTGGGTCTCATCCTCCTCCAGGAGCCCTTGCACTTCCAGCCCAGGGTCCTGGCTGTGTGCCTAGAGGAGTCCCCGGAAAAGCCATTAGCAGAGTCTCAACTCCATCTCTATGACTGCTGGATCCCTGGCTGGACCTTGATCAAAG GGAACCTGGTCACAATGCAGAAGCAGCGACTGGATGTGGTTGAGGTTAGCAACTGTGCCCATTATTGGCCCATCAAGAACTTGAAGGCTTTCTGTGTGCAAGCCAAGAAGGTGATAGGCCAGAGCAGCTGCAAG GGAGACCTGGGAGCCCCCCTGATGTGCCGCCCGAAGCTGTGCCCAGAGGAGACCCCCTGGGTACAGATGGGTGCCCTCACTGCTTTTGATGAGACCTGCACTCGGCCCTATGTCTTCAGTCAAATCCACCCCTTCAGCTCTTGGCTCAGGGCCTCCACAAAGCCCCAGCACCCACCCTGGGCCAAGCCTGCCCCCAGGCCCACCCTCTCTTCCCTGCCCAATCCTGAAG CGAATCAGGGCTCATATGTGATGGGGAAGCTGCGGAGCCAACCACATGTTGATGAGGCCACTGGAGAAGGGGAGGTGGAGATACTAGCTGTTCCCTCATGGTTGGACAAAGCCAGTCATACCATTCAAGGCTGA